A region of the Bremerella sp. JC817 genome:
GCCCCCAAAGGTGTCACGACTCCGGCCTTTGGCAGGAGAGAAATACCTACTGGTAATTGCCGGATCACTTTTTACGGATCGGTAGTTCCACTTCGTAGTAGCGCGATTGGGACGCGACCTGTGGGCTGTTATAACCGAGCAGGCGTAGTTTGCCGGCTCGCTCGTATTCGGAACCCTCGCGAGCCAACCACTTTTCCAGTCGCTGCTCAACTTCCGCCAGTTTCGCGCGGTCGCTTTCTCCTTTGAGACCGATGCAGACCGTCGTCATCGCGGGAACATCCTCGACTTTCACGCCACCCATCTTCTTACCAACTTCGCCAAGCTTTGGGTCCCCGTACAGAAACGCCATGTCGACCTGTTCGAGTGATTTGTCTTCGCTCGACTGATAGGTCATTTCGACCGGGGCGGTCATTTCAATCCGATTGACCGTGATGTGGGCCAGCAGTTTGAAGAAGCCGGAATCTCTCTGCGATTCCGTCCTGGCCAGGCGATACGCCGGATAATGCTTCACCCGGATCTCGCCAACCGGTGTCGGTTCGGGAAACCCCTCAGGCAAGTCAGCCTCGTGCTTCATTTCAAACGAGAGAATGTCGTACGACTGGCGAAGCGCTTTCTCGAGCGTCTCGACGTTGTCGGCTGCCTGAAGTTTTTCGGCGATCAGAACATTATTAGGGCACTTCTCTTGGACGGCCTTGGCGACGCGTTGGTAGCTCTCTAGCCGAGCTTCCGCCGATTGGTCTTTCGCCTGCGTCAACGCGTCGGAAATCATTTTCGCGGCCTCGACATGTGTCGGGGGATCTCCCTCTTCCACCTCCCGCGCGGTTACCGAGCCTACCAAACAGATAAGGGAAGTCAGCGCGAGTACGATCTGCAAACGCATCATGATTTAGTCTCTCCTAAAAGAAGTTGCTTCCATCCGGGACATCGTTGGTTGATTGTTCCCGGCAGGTCGCGTCTGGAAAACCGAAAAATTGTGGCCTGCCCAACAGGTGCCCCCGAAGATTGAGCTTCATTTCTCCCAATTCATTCGACAAGGGAACGCCGACAGATTCATTTTCTCGGAAACCGGGCGTCTTATCCACGATTTTTGGAAACAACGCGACTCGAACGATTTTTTCGAATCCGCCACGCGAATCGGTACGAATACGAACGTGAACAGACTGAAATGGTCGACCTGAATTGCTTTCCGGCCGGAAGCATCCGAACGAAACTTTTAGTGAATACAGGAAAATGACTATGAAGATGTTAACTGCTGGTTTGATCGCACTTGCCGCCGTATTGGGTACCTCGACCTGGGCGGTCGCCGAAGACGCCAAGCCGAAGGATATTGTCGACACGGCTGTCGCCGCTGGACAGTTCAAGACCCTGGTTGCCGCGGTTAAGGCAGCCGACCTGGTCGATACCCTGAAGAGTGAAGGGCCTTTCACCGTCTTTGCTCCGACCGACGAAGCCTTCGCGAAGCTGCCCAAAGGGACCGTCGCCTCGCTGCTGAAGCCTGAGAACAAAGATAAGCTGATTGCAATTCTGACCTACCATGTTGTGCCAGGCAAAGTGATGGCGGAAGATGTGGTGAAGCTTTCCAAGGCGAAGACGGTCCAAGGCTCGACCGCCAAGGTTACCGTCAAGGAAGGTAAGGTCATGATCGACGAAGCCAACGTCGTGAAGACCGACATCGTGACCTCGAACGGGGTGATTCACGTGATCGACTCGGTCATCATGCCAGAGTAGTTCCCGCCCGCTGAAATCACAGTCCATTCGCGAGGTCGGTTTGCTTGCCGGCCTCGCGTTTTTGTGATGGCCCTCAGGAGATTGACTTTGGAGAACTCGCTTTTGCAGCGCATCGCGGCCGGAGACTCGACCGCCACGACCGCATGCATCGAGAAATATGGCGGCCTGGTATGGTCGCTGGCACGTCGCCTTTCGCCCACCACCACCGACGCGGAGGACGCCGTCCAAGAGATCTTCGTCGATATTTGGCGGAACGCCGAACGTTATCGAGCAGAGCTTTCGGAAGAAGCGACGTTCGTGGCGATGTTGGCGCGGCGGCGACTGATCGATCGTCTCCGCAAGCACCGCCGCGAATTGGAATCACAACCGATCGACGAGCAAGCCCTGCAATATCCTTCGCCCCCCCAGACACCTCAGACTGAAATCGCCGAAGAAGCGTCGCGGGCCACGGCCTGCATGGAAGGTCTCCGTAGCGACGAACGAAATGTGCTCGAGTTGTCGATCTATCATGGCTTACCGCAGACGCGCATTTCCGAGCGAACCGGCATTCCCCTGGGCACGGTCAAAACACATGCCCGGCGCGGCCTCGTGAAACTGAGGGACTGCATGCAGCTTAGAGCATTGCGGCCGCGGAAAGGAGCGGAGGCGCGATGAGCAACCACTCGAACGAAGAATCCGATCGCTGGGAAGAACTTCAGGTCACGCGGCTGCTCTTCGGCTTGTCGCCGGAGGAACAATCGGAGTTTGATGAATTGGCCCGACAACCTGCGAGAACGACCGATGCTTCGCTGGAAAAAGCAGTGGCATCACTCGACATGGCCTGGTCCGATCACCCATCGGAACATCTGCCCGAGCACCTGAAGCAAGCCATCCTGGCGCGGGCCGAAGAAGAGCTTGCCTCGAAGCGAGCCGGTTCCGTCGAACGGCCTTCCCGCAGCGAAGATCCCCAACCGAACGCCTCACGACGCGAGGCCTCCCAATATTGGCCTTGGCTCGTCTCGGCTGCCTGCCTGGCGTTTGCCTTGTTCTCGTGGTGGTCTTCCAACGTGCGCGACGTGGCCCAGCCTGACCTCGCCCAGCGTCGAGCGGAGCTTCTCGCCGCCGACAACGATCATTTGCAAGTTGATTGGTCCAGCGGTCCCACCCCGGTCGAAGGTGCCAGCGGCGATGTCGTGTGGAGCAACCGTCAGCAACAGGGATACATGCGTTTTCGCGGTCTGCCGATTAACAAGCCCACCGAAGAGCAGTACCAGCTCTGGATCTTCGACAAAAACCAGAGCGAGGCCACACCGATCGATGGGGGTGTCTTCAACATCAGCTCGACCGGAGAAACAATCGTTCCGATCGACGCGAAGCTGCAAGTGCAACAGCCTTACCTGTTCGCCGTTACCATCGAGAAGCCCGGCGGCGTGGTCGTCTCTTCCCGGGAACGATTGCCGCTGGTGGCAGAAGTGAAATAGCAACGCTCGCCAACCGAGGCGGGTATCGCGATCGCCTCCCCGAGACGCAACACAATGCCTCGGGGAGAACGGGCTCGGTAAAACCTGGCCTCGGCTCGATGCAGCGAGCCTAGGTGGAATCGACACAGACGGCGCCAAACATTCGCGAAAAGAATGCCTACGGAATCGAAGGCGACGCCATTTCCTGTTGAATGAACG
Encoded here:
- a CDS encoding heme-binding protein codes for the protein MMRLQIVLALTSLICLVGSVTAREVEEGDPPTHVEAAKMISDALTQAKDQSAEARLESYQRVAKAVQEKCPNNVLIAEKLQAADNVETLEKALRQSYDILSFEMKHEADLPEGFPEPTPVGEIRVKHYPAYRLARTESQRDSGFFKLLAHITVNRIEMTAPVEMTYQSSEDKSLEQVDMAFLYGDPKLGEVGKKMGGVKVEDVPAMTTVCIGLKGESDRAKLAEVEQRLEKWLAREGSEYERAGKLRLLGYNSPQVASQSRYYEVELPIRKK
- a CDS encoding anti-sigma factor — protein: MSNHSNEESDRWEELQVTRLLFGLSPEEQSEFDELARQPARTTDASLEKAVASLDMAWSDHPSEHLPEHLKQAILARAEEELASKRAGSVERPSRSEDPQPNASRREASQYWPWLVSAACLAFALFSWWSSNVRDVAQPDLAQRRAELLAADNDHLQVDWSSGPTPVEGASGDVVWSNRQQQGYMRFRGLPINKPTEEQYQLWIFDKNQSEATPIDGGVFNISSTGETIVPIDAKLQVQQPYLFAVTIEKPGGVVVSSRERLPLVAEVK
- a CDS encoding sigma-70 family RNA polymerase sigma factor, producing MENSLLQRIAAGDSTATTACIEKYGGLVWSLARRLSPTTTDAEDAVQEIFVDIWRNAERYRAELSEEATFVAMLARRRLIDRLRKHRRELESQPIDEQALQYPSPPQTPQTEIAEEASRATACMEGLRSDERNVLELSIYHGLPQTRISERTGIPLGTVKTHARRGLVKLRDCMQLRALRPRKGAEAR
- a CDS encoding fasciclin domain-containing protein, yielding MKMLTAGLIALAAVLGTSTWAVAEDAKPKDIVDTAVAAGQFKTLVAAVKAADLVDTLKSEGPFTVFAPTDEAFAKLPKGTVASLLKPENKDKLIAILTYHVVPGKVMAEDVVKLSKAKTVQGSTAKVTVKEGKVMIDEANVVKTDIVTSNGVIHVIDSVIMPE